One segment of Podospora pseudopauciseta strain CBS 411.78 chromosome 5 map unlocalized CBS411.78m_5.2, whole genome shotgun sequence DNA contains the following:
- a CDS encoding uncharacterized protein (CAZy:AA7; COG:C; EggNog:ENOG503P127): MRLFRALVVGVLLVSASAKKDEPNFPFETKQLSKRETTKHQNIAFGDPSSVPLNHNRPTCKIGPQDAAWPTLSEWSKLNTTLGGRLLKPSPAPIVCYPGPNYNAAGCEFLVGGAARRTRFWLDDPLSVLSPWTQGNTCLLSANVSGPLRSCTQGGFPEYVVNATSVRDVQIAVNFARNNNIRLIIKNTGHDFLGRSNGYGSLSVWTHYLKGIEYLQSHKASQYKGSAVRLGAGTETWEANNAMIAQNFTIAVPKLPTETVGIAGGWFQGGGHSNLASLWGLGADQVLSINLVTADGRFTTANKDTNKDLFFALRGGGGGTYGVVTSIVVKASKGLITLGTATYGFTTGPIAPTTLQNPTANITNTQDFWKGVEIYLAFAKKVVDAGGFGHGDVTYHGNTSFSFAGIFLMPGFSASKTQEFVNPLFQSFRDEAGINITTPVATVVTYAEPGNGTNTAPGSGTFSSRLLPRNNWANSTSISQTSSAIKRAVEKGFNIRTRAYGPKLDLVTGPYAASGVSPHMRSMVIHLTVFSLLDVSSLWVLESTPGEAASYFKAELARLEDATDEIRRVTPGSGAYYNEAGRLEPDWQESFFGGENYGRLLKVKRERDPWGLFWIHKGVGSEGWRVETGDGLTTNNGPLCRV; the protein is encoded by the exons ATGCGCCTTTTCCGAGCTCTGGTTGTCGGCGTCCTGTTGGTCTCCGCGTCAGCGAAAAAGGATGAACCCAACTTTCCATTCGAGACCAAGCAATTGTCCAAGCGAGAGACGACAAAGCACCAGAATATCGCCTTTGGAGATCCCTCCTCAGTGcccctcaaccacaaccgACCGACATGCAAGATTGGACCCCAAGATGCGGCTTGGCCTACCCTGAGCGAATGGTCAAAATTGAATACAACGCTCGGTGGCAGGCTCCTGAAGCCATCTCCAGCACCCATTGTCTGTTATCCAGGGCCAAATTACAATGCGGCTGGTTGTGAGTTCCTCGTCGGCGGCGCGGCCAGGCGCACCAGATTCTGGCTTGACGATCCCCTCAGTGTGCTCAGCCCCTGGACTCAGGGGAATACATGTCTGTTATCTGCCAACGTCAGTGGGCCTCTGAGAAGCTGCACACAGGGAGGGTTTCCGGAGTATGTGGTTAATGCCACGTCCGTGAGGGATGTGCAGATAGCTGTCAACTTTGCTCGGAACAATAATATCAGGTTAATCATCAA GAACACGGGCCATGACTTCTTGGGTCGTTCAAACGGTTACGGATCACTAAGCGTGTGGACACATTACCTAAAGGGCATCGAATACCTCCAAAGCCACAAGGCCAGTCAGTACAAGGGCTCAGCAGTCAGGCTCGGTGCTGGAACCGAGACCTGGGAGGCAAACAATGCCATGATCGCGCAGAACTTCACCATCGCCGTGCCCAAGCTCCCCACCGAGACGGTTGGCATCGCTGGCGGCTGGTTCCAAGGAGGCGGCCACTCCAATCTGGCTTCTCTCTGGGGCCTTGGAGCCGATCAAGTCCTGAGTATCAACCTTGTCACTGCCGATGGCAGATTCACGACGGCAAACAAGGACACTAACAAAGACCTCTTTTTTGCCCTGCgtggcggaggtggaggcaCCTACGGCGTCGTCACCTCGATCGTTGTCAAAGCCTCCAAGGGACTGATCACCCTCGGCACCGCTACCTACGGCTTCACTACAGGTCCAATTGCCCCCACGACGTTACAGAACCCAACCGCCAATATCACCAATACCCAAGACTTTTGGAAAGGGGTAGAGATCTACCTGGCCTTTGCGAAAAAGGTCGTCGACGCCGGCGGCTTCGGCCACGGAGACGTCACCTACCACGGCAACACAAGTTTCTCCTTTGCGGGAATATTCCTTATGCCCGGGTTCTCCGCAAGCAAGACTCAGGAGTTCGTCAACCCCCTGTTTCAGTCGTTCCGTGATGAAGccggcatcaacatcaccactccTGTCGCCACGGTGGTCACCTATGCTGAACCTGGGAATGGGACAAACACCGCGCCGGGAAGCGGTACTTTCTCTTCACGCCTTCTTCCCCGAAATAACTGGGCCAACTCAACCAGTATATCTCAGACTTCCAGCGCAATCAAAAGAGCAGTGGAAAAGGGCTTCAACATCCGCACCCGAGCCTACGGTCCAAAGCTCGATCTGGTGACAGGACCCTACGCAGCGAGTGGTGTGAGCCCCCACATGAGAAGTATGGTCATCCACCTGACGGTATTCTCTCTGCTCGACGTGTCATCGCTCTGGGTGTTGGAGTCCACACCCGGTGAAGCAGCGAGCTATTTTAAGGCAGAGCTGGCTAGGCTGGAGGATGCAACTGATGAGATTCGACGTGTGACTCCGGGGAGCGGGGCGTATTATAATGAAGCTGGGAGGTTGGAGCCAGACTGGCAGGAGAGTTTCTTTGGGGGGGAGAATTATGGGCGGttgttgaaggtgaagagggagagggatccttgggggttgttttggATTCATaagggggttgggagtgaggggtggagggtggagaCGGGGGATGGGTTGACGACGAATAATGGGCCGTTGTGTAGGGTTTGa
- a CDS encoding uncharacterized protein (EggNog:ENOG503P8AI; COG:S), which produces MVDLLLFTFLLIRAAVAASCVDGNTIQFRVGNCTIRSPNEPEVQSWGAEVALNNERTICMVPSTVLNDTFLTTTSLCQSSEQLKVHQVDMTPAQCASRRGGPVSADKFKGVPLSNLVQNPGWTLLNNTIEDAVEVSMQLSRQAITTTVGLITKGQNSAASHLGLATDSSILKVLKGQGLIVARSFGLNVGSQSVQSPRGGSLVLGGYDQGSVANPFLHEFPIPQNDRLQDRHCPLQVELTGLTLEIKMANASETESRDIFSKSTGITVCVEPYDNLFRLPSETLSALLGYVNQTTEQRTHLVPVTEYADELVNLEPGLVYRRSSGEFNAALRFTINDKMTVEVPFHELQRPLRGLDSNGAAVLNTSYNELQIFGDPAPGNAPVLGKAFLSQVYLFVDYDAGKFYMAPLNSEAGAVLPVATGTCPSGGLTATEKGLIALGAVLGALVLAILAWAIYRWRRRRNPRINGTEAQAMDHSPGNATSGAQNRSVVGTGQFPSRNRSREMQDTLSQNSAAGADSGFAIGHAPFGHLSRQSVETGRSYESPPHRPTHTGIV; this is translated from the exons ATGGTCGATCTTTTACTGTTCACATTCCTTCTGATCAGGGCGGCTGTCGCGGCAAGCTGCGTGGATGGAAACACAATTCAATTCCGTGTTGGGAACTGTACAATCCGGTCGCCAAACGAGCCAGAGGTGCAGTCTTGGGGAGCCGAAGTTGCTCTTAACAATGAGAGAACGATATG CATGGTTCCTTCAACGGTGCTCAACGATACTTTCTTAACGACAACCAGTCTTTGCCAGTCGTCCGAGCAACTCAAAGTCCACCAAGTCGACATGACCCCAGCGCAGTGTGCCTCAAGAAGGGGAGGACCAGTTTCTGCCGACAAGTTCAAGGGAGTGCCACTCAGCAATCTGGTGCAGAATCCAGGATGGACGTTACTGAACAACACTATTGAGGATGCCGTCGAGGTGAGCATGCAGCTGTCAAGACAAGCCATCACAACAACTGTCGGATTGATCACCAAAGGCCAAAACTCGGCAGCATCTCATCTAGGGCTTGCAACAGACTCATCCATCTTGAAGGTACTAAAGGGTCAAGGTTTGATCGTCGCAAGATCTTTTGGATTGAACGTTGGATCGCAAAGTGTTCAGTCGCCGCGAGGTGGAAGTCTTGTGCTCGGAGGCTACGACCAAGGAAGTGTTGCCAATCCATTCCTTCACGAATTTCCGATTCCGCAAAACGACAGACTCCAGGATCGGCATTGCCCCCTGCAGGTCGAACTAACTGGACTGACGCTTGAGATAAAGATGGCAAATGCGAGTGAAACAGAAAGCAGGGACATTTTCAGCAAATCAACCGGAATAACAGTCTGTGTTGAGCC ATACGACAATTTGTTCCGCTTGCCCTCAGAAACCCTCTCCGCTTTGCTCGGCTATGTGAACCAAACCACTGAACAACGCACCCACTTGGTACCAGTTACTGAGTATGCAGACGAGTTGGTGAATCTCGAACCTGGTTTGGTCTATCGGAGATCATCTGGAGAGTTCAATGCGGCGCTACGGTTTACCATCAATGACAAGATGACAGTGGAGGTGCCATTTCACGAGCTTCAGAGACCATTGAGGGGCCTTGATAGCAACGGGGCTGCCGTTTTGAACACATCCTATAACGAACTGCAAATCTTTGGTGATCCAGCTCCTGGAAATGCGCCCGTCCTGGGGAAAGCTTTTCTTTCACAG GTGTATCTTTTCGTCGATTACGATGCTGGAAAGTTCTATATGGCACCTCTGAACAGCGAAGCGGGTGCGGTGCTGCCGGTTGCGACAGGAACTTGTCCCTCAGGGGGGCTGACAGCCACCGAAAAAGGCCTTATCGCTTTGGGGGCCGTCTTGGGTGCTCTGGTTCTTGCTATTCTCGCATGGGCTATCTATAGATGGCGCCGAAGACGCAACCCACGCATCAACGGCACAGAGGCTCAAGCTATGGACCATTCTCCAGGTAATGCGACATCTGGCGCACAAAATCGATCAGTTGTGGGAACTGGTCAGTTTCCAAGTCGGAACAGGTCCCGAGAGATGCAAGACACACTGTCACAGAACTCGGCCGCGGGTGCGGATAGTGGTTTTGCCATTGGACATGCACCTTTCGGACATCTTTCACGGCAATCTGTGGAAACTGGACGGAGTTATGAGAGTCCACCACATAGGCCAACTCATACCGGGATAGTATAA
- a CDS encoding uncharacterized protein (EggNog:ENOG503PAF2; COG:M) produces MDPLTITTSILTVGATLQQVINLLGNFTNAGTKIAEIQRELNLTAGVLNYIQEQENNNNSPPTLSIDDNAGRPSRRRSNAGVHLSNILRDNISQLQLDLQCFAGELSKLAKPCSSGSKVGRVVANGKVAWKLSYLEKMQHSIVNKRKELEFIRNSLVVDRRNDRAPSERRKSADRVASVFFALARQFNDHISNTRLPPPSHDTQEIFVKAVRRRKWREVEGLLEQVHPDFTLGSMEGELFPLHVAAMLGDLVMAELLMSYGATVDCRSQENKTPLMAAIEHDNSVVALALVRRGADVNTSDSRGRTPLHMAARKNSKAVVQTLLNNGADPNAYDIDGNTPLMDAVCREDREIQPTDTSVLRVLLQPNGSTVAADPTLGTKIKDYTPLHHAAAEGWLEDLRIIMKLSHSRRAQECLVLDSRGRTPLWFAAKSGSLQVVEFLVQTGADFNRHSRDNEKPTVLWAAANNAATAEYLLRSGADPNQPNNDGYTLLHRACWSGNTILAELLLRHKADATVRDKDGMQPLHYASREGHEALVKMLLQSSGIDINCVDNTGTTPLMLAADQGHDFIIKLLISYTPAADFKHKDVFGCDAFYIACARGHILCAAYLLGCGADINTRNAKDNTPLHAAVKVGMKDMVGWLLRMGADKGVMSKQPFDGMDVKGTPLEIAKSEGLDEIVELLESWEIDRGRKERYTATRVAL; encoded by the exons ATGGATCCACTGACCATCACTACCTCGATCCTCACTGTGGGCGCAACCCTTCAACAAGTCATCAACCTTCTGGGCAATTTCACCAACGCCGGCACAAAGATCGCCGAGATACAAAGGGAGCTGAATCTCACCGCTGGCGTGCTGAATTACATCCAGGAACaggaaaacaacaacaactctccCCCGACGCTATCGATCGACGATAATGCGGGGCGGCCAAGCCGGAGGAGGTCTAACGCGGGCGTACACCTATCAAATATTCTACGGGACAATATCTCACAGTTACAACTCGACCTACAATGTTTTGCTGGAGAGCTGTCCAAGCTGGCGAAACCATGTTCGTCTGGGTCCAAAGTTGGAAGGGTTGTGGCCAATGGAAAGGTGGCGTGGAAGTTGTCCTACCTCGAAAAGATGCAACATAGCATCGTGAACAAGCGCAAGGAGCTGGAGTTCATTCGGAACAGTCTGGTGGT TGACAGGAGAAACGACCGCGCACCCTCCGAGCGACGCAAATCTGCAGATCGAGTTGCCTCCGTTTTCTTTGCGCTGGCTCGCCAGTTCAACGACCACATCTCCAACACCCGTTTGCCTCCACCTAGTCACGATACCCAAGAGATATTTGTCAAAGCagtgagaaggaggaaatGGCGTGAAGTTGAAGGGCTGCTCGAACAAGTACACCCGGACTTCACGCTGGGGTCGATGGAGGGCGAGCTGTTCCCCCTCCATGTTGCTGCGATGCTTGGAGATTTGGTCATGGCCGAGCTTCTCATGTCGTACGGTGCGACAGTGGATTGTCGTTCACaggaaaacaaaacaccactCATGGCGGCCATCGAACACGACAACTCTGTAGTAGCCCTGGCCTTGGTACGTCGTGGAGCGGACGTAAATACATCAGATTCACGAGGACGGACCCCTCTGCACATGGCGGCCAGGAAGAACTCCAAAGCTGTTGTTCAGACTCTGTTGAACAATGGCGCTGATCCCAACGCATATGATATTGACGGCAATACCCCTCTCATGGATGCTGTTTGTCGCGAGGACAGGGAGATTCAACCAACCGACACAAGTGTACTCAGGGTTTTGCTTCAGCCAAACGGAAGTACTGTCGCAGCCGACCCAACTCTTGGAACCAAAATCAAAGACTACACGCCGCTTCATCATGCAGCTGCTGAAGGATGGCTAGAGGATCTCCGAATCATTATGAAGCTCTCCCACTCTCGACGAGCCCAGGAGTGCTTGGTGCTTGATTCCAGGGGCCGCACGCCCCTTTGGTTTGCAGCGAAAAGCGGTTCTCTACAAGTCGTGGAATTCCTTGTCCAAACTGGCGCTGATTTTAATCGGCATTCCAGGGACAATGAGAAGCCGACAGTACTTTGGGCTGCTGCCAACAACGCTGCGACAGCAGAGTACTTGTTACGCTCCGGGGCCGACCCAAATCAACCCAACAACGATGGCTACACGCTATTACATCGTGCATGTTGGTCGGGAAACACCATCCTCGCTGAATTGTTGCTACGACATAAGGCAGATGCCACGGTCAGGGACAAGGACGGAATGCAGCCCCTGCACTACGCTTCAAGGGAAGGGCACGAGGCACTGGTCAAAATGCTGCTTCAAAGCAGTGGTATTGATATCAACTGTGTTGACAACACCGGCACCACTCCCCTCATGCTTGCTGCTGACCAGGGCCACGatttcatcatcaaactccTTATCAGCTATACCCCTGCTGCGGACTTTAAACACAAGGATGTCTTTGGCTGTGACGCGTTCTACATTGCTTGCGCCAGGGGTCATATCCTCTGTGCAGCATATCTTCTGGGATGTGGCGCTGACATCAATACTCGGAATGCAAAAGACAACACTCCACTTCATGCTGCGGTCAAGGTTGGGATGAAGGATATGGTGGGCTGGCTGCTGAGGATGGGGGCTGACAAAGGGGTGATGTCGAAGCAGCCGTTTGATGGAATGGATGTGAAAGGGACGCCGCTGGAGATTGCGAAGTCAGAAGGGCTCGACGAGATTGTAGAGCTGTTGGAAAGTTGGGAGATTGatagggggaggaaggagaggtaTACTGCTACCAGGGTGGCTTTATGA